A region from the Vicia villosa cultivar HV-30 ecotype Madison, WI linkage group LG3, Vvil1.0, whole genome shotgun sequence genome encodes:
- the LOC131659862 gene encoding probable sugar phosphate/phosphate translocator At3g17430: protein MGNVGCNITFLSNICRLNVLPNHFVQHSIYENPFFFVLFVFLFRVPVATFLVDVTLETDKLRCDVFWNMVFVSVGVVISSYGEIHFNVLDTVYQVSGIAAESLRPVLTQVLLQNKCVTLNPITSLYYIAPCSFVFLFIPWYILEKPEMEAPHMQFNFWIFFSNALCALALNFSTFLVIGRTGAVTIRVARVLKDWLLISLSTVLFPESKITGLNVIGYAI from the exons ATGGGTAATGTAGGATGCAACATAACTTTCCTTTCCAATATCTGTAGATTAAATGTTCTGCCTAACCATTTT GTTCAACATAGCATCTATGAGAatcctttcttttttgttttatttgtctTTTTGTTTAGAGTGCCAGTGGCAACATTTCTTGTGGATGTTACTCTCGAAACTGATAAATTAAGGTGTGACGTGTTCTGGAACATGGTATTTGTTAGTGTTGGAGTTGTCATTTCCTCCTATGGGGAGATTCATTTTAATGTGCTCGATACAGTTTATCAAGTCTCGGGAATAGCTGCTGAATCATTGAGGCCGGTCTTAActcaagttcttcttcaaaataaatGCGTGACACTAAATCCTATTACCAGCTTGTATTACATAGCACCCTGTAG CTTTGTATTCCTTTTTATTCCATGGTATATCCTTGAGAAGCCTGAGATGGAAGCTCCACATATGCAGTTTAACTTCTGGATATTTTTTTCAAATGCTCTCTGTGCTTTGGCATTGAACTTCTCAACATTCTTAGTGATTGGTAGAACTGGGGCTGTAACTATTCGAGTGGCCAGAGTTTTGAAAGACTGGCTACTTATCTCTCTTTCAACTGTCTTATTTCCTGAATCAAAAATTACAGGACTGAACGTTATTGGCTATGCTATCTAA
- the LOC131593435 gene encoding uncharacterized protein LOC131593435 translates to MRLRLSNGEPEKPLIVHVGRLGVEKSLDFLISVMGKLPEARIAFIEDGPYRYQAVFLMNVFRYQASKVDITIYSDLQSVPSSEYESVFRWFKLIDALLRISYVPPLHIVTLLLSQLVSLLFRMNR, encoded by the exons ATGCGATTGAGACTGAG CAATGGTGAACCGGAGAAGCCCTTAATTGTTCATGTCGGACGACTTGGAGTTGAGAAGAGTTTAGATTTTCTCATAAG TGTCATGGGTAAGCTTCCTGAAGCACGAATCGCGTTTATTGAAGATGGACCTTACAG GTACCAAGCTGTGTTTCTTATGAATGTATTTAGGTACCAAGCTTCAAAGGTTGATATCACTATCTATTCAGATTTGCAATCAGTTCCATCATCTGAATATGAGAGTGTCTTTAGGTGGTTCAAGCTAATTGATGCTTTGCTAAGAATTTCGTATGTTCCCCCTTTGCACATTGTTACCCTGTTATTGTCTCAGCTGGTTTCACTACTGTTCAGGATGAATAGGTAG